One Paramisgurnus dabryanus chromosome 10, PD_genome_1.1, whole genome shotgun sequence genomic region harbors:
- the LOC135779876 gene encoding C-type lectin domain family 17, member A-like has translation MGDIQISTVHIYAEPDPIRVRDPVKMKSYRTATMCLVLLCVLLLTAVIVLCVMFTQERDRLMKNLNTADGWIYFQSSLYFISPEKKSWTESRSYCRERGADLISINNKEEQDFVNKTCKEIVWIGLTDIEEEGKWKWVDGSTLTIRFWWPGEPNNYKDVEDCALSYKQGWNDVPCTDAFQSICEKNIFK, from the exons ATGGGAGATATACAAATAAGTACTGTTCACATCTATGCCGAACCTGATCCTATAAGAG TGAGAGACCCAGTGAAGATGAAATCTTACAGAACAGCTACAATGTGTTTGGTGCTGCTGTGTGTTCTTCTACTGACTGCAGTCATAGTACTGTGTGTGATGTTCACTCAAGAGAGAGATCGGCTAATGAAGAATCTTAACACAGCAG ATGGATGGATTTACTTTCAATCCAGTTTGTACTTCATTTCACCTGAAAAGAAGAGCTGGACTGAGAGCAGAAGTTACTGTAGAGAGAGAGGAGCAGATCTGATCAGCATTaacaacaaagaggaacaa gattttgttaataaaacttgtaaagaaatcgTCTGGATTGGTCTGACTGACATTGAGGAGGAGGGCAAATGGAAATGGGTTGATGGCAGCACACTGACCATTAG ATTCTGGTGGCCTGGAGAACCCAACAATTATAAAGATGTTGAAGATTGTGCTCTATCTTATAAACAAGGGTGGAATGATGTGCCATGTACAGATGCTTTTCAATCTATctgtgaaaaaaacatttttaaatga
- the LOC141282889 gene encoding sperm receptor for egg jelly-like gives MDRGDKEERTVDLYITAEAVRDLKHKKEVEESDTTITTTSIKPPEHTGSERVKMRSYRSVTVCLVLLCVLLLTAVIVLCVLINTNNQQFNIKTKNITDERDQLLTKYTNITKQRDQLLTKYTNITKERDQLLTNNTILTGWSYNQISLYFISSENKTWTESRRYCRERGADLIIINNREEQDFVQIMLRKAGTNVVWIGLSDSDEEGRWKWVNGSTLTSGVNDSIDKSFIMDREEKEEGTVDLYITAETVRDLKHKKEVEESDTTITKPAEHTDGWIYNQSSLYFISSEWKTWTESRRYCRERGADLIIINNKEEQDFVNITCKEHAWIGFTDIDEEGKWNWVDNITLNSR, from the exons ATGGACAGAGGAGATAAAGAAGAAAGGACTGTTGATCTCTACATCACTGCGGAGGCTGTAAGAGATCTTAAACATAAGAAAGAGGTGGAGGAATCTGACAcaacaataacaacaacatcAATCAAACCACCTGAACACACAG GAAGTGAGCGTGTGAAGATGAGAAGTTACAGATCAGTTACAGTGTGTTTGGTGCTGCTGTGTGTTCTTCTACTGACTGCAGTCATAGTGCTGTGTGTCCTCATcaatacaaacaatcaacagtttaacatcaagaccaaaaacaTCACAGACGAGAGAGACCAGCTACTAACCAAATATACCAACATCACCAAACAGAGAGACCAGCTACTAACTAAATACACCAACATCACCAaagagagagaccagctactAACAAACAATACTATCCTCAC tgGATGGAGTTACAATCAAATCAGTTTGTACttcatttcatctgagaacAAGACCTGGACTGAGAGCAGAAGATACTGTAGAGAGAGAGGAGCAGATCTGATCATCATTAACAACAGAGAGGAACAA GATTTTGTTCAGATTATGTTACGAAAAGCAGGTACAAACGTTGTCTGGATTGGTTTGTCTGACAGTGATGAGGAGGGCAGATGGAAATGGGTTAATGGCAGCACATTGACCTCTGG TGTAAATGATAGTATAGATAAAAGTTTCATAATGGAcagagaagaaaaagaagaagggACTGTTGATCTCTACATCACTGCAGAGACTGTGAGAGACCTTAAACATAAGAAAGAGGTGGAGGAATCCGACACAACAATAACCAAACCAGCTGAACATACAG atgGATGGATTTACAATCAATCTAGTTTGTACTTCATTTCATCTGAGTGGAAGACCTGGACTGAAAGCAGAAGATACTGTAGAGAGAGAGGAGCAGATCTGATCATCATTaacaacaaagaggaacaa GATTTTGTTAATATAACTTGTAAAGAACATGCCTGGATTGGTTTTACTGACATTGATGAGGAGGGCAAATGGAATTGGGTTGATAACATCACACTAAACTCTAGGTAA